From the genome of Terriglobales bacterium:
GCGCGCCCTCTATGAATTTCATGTTGATGGGCACCTCGACCTTCATGACGTCCACACCGTAACGGTCCTTGGTGAACTCCGCCATGGACTGGGTGACCACCTCGGGTTTCTTGCGGGCAAAGTCGAGGCCTTTCTCGTCCACACCTTCTTCGTAGCCCACAAATTCGAGGAAGAAGGGGATGTCGTTGGCTCGGCACTCGTCGCCGATGCGCTCCACCCAGGCATGCTTCCTGTCATTAATGTCCTTAGGATCGAAGGGCGTGTAATAGAGCAGGATCTTGACGCAATCGGCGCCGGCTTCCTTCAGGCGGCGCACCGACCAATTGTCCAGCAGGTCGGGCAGGCGGCCGGGGCCGGTCTTGTCATAGCCGGTCTTCTCGTACGCCAACAGCAGGCCGGCGTTTTTCGAACGCCGCTTGGACGCCGGCAATCCCCACTCCGGGTCGAGCAGAATGGCGCTGGCGTGCGCGGTGAGCACTTCCGTGACCAGCGATTTGAACTCTTCCATCATGGCATCGGAAACGTCGGCGCCCTTTTCCTTGGCCAGGGCCTTCTTGAGCGAGCCGCGCTGGTCCATGGCGGCAGCGCCGATCACGCCGCGACGGTCGCTGACGGCTTTGAGTCCGGCGAGCTTTCCGGGAGTCAGTTTCATAGATGCCTCCGAAAGGA
Proteins encoded in this window:
- a CDS encoding tagatose 1,6-diphosphate aldolase, with product MKLTPGKLAGLKAVSDRRGVIGAAAMDQRGSLKKALAKEKGADVSDAMMEEFKSLVTEVLTAHASAILLDPEWGLPASKRRSKNAGLLLAYEKTGYDKTGPGRLPDLLDNWSVRRLKEAGADCVKILLYYTPFDPKDINDRKHAWVERIGDECRANDIPFFLEFVGYEEGVDEKGLDFARKKPEVVTQSMAEFTKDRYGVDVMKVEVPINMKFIEGARSYAGQKAYSKHEAMDLFRGAAAVATKPFIYLSAGVSNAEFTESLELAAESGVKFA